One Rubinisphaera margarita genomic window, GCAAAGTAGCGGCCGACTTCTTCCGCCGTCAGCAGACGGTGCGTTCCCAAGGACCAGGATTCGCCACTGAGTCCCTGCTGAGTCGCCTGATCAAAGCCAGGCAGCTGTGTGGAGCGAGAGAGTGTGGCTGTTTCTCCCAGGCGCTGGGAGACGTAGTCGAGTGTGGTCTGATCGGCCAGACCGAAGGTCTGCAGGCACCCGGCGTTGCCGATGAAGGTTTCCCAGCCCTGTGGGTAGCGGCTCTTGAGCTGGCCGAGGTCCTGGAGCACCGTGAAGATCTTGAGGCCCAGCCCCGCCATCTGGGCGGCGGCCGTCTCCAGGCAGGCGAGTTTGCCCAGGACGTGGAACTCATCGAGCAGCATCAGGGTCGAAGGGCCGAACTGCTGCGGCTCCTCTTCATGGGCGGCGATCGCCAGCTGGACCACCATTCTCAGCCAGCCGCTCAGTTCGCTCATCCGCATGGCGGGGAGTGTGACGTAGAGCGCCAGGGATTTGCGTTTGAGGTCCCGCAGATCGACCGAGGGACCGGTGAGGCACTCCCGCATGCATTCGATCCCCAGGAAGTCGAGATGTTTGCGGAGGTTGCTGAGCACGGAGGAGAATTCGCCGCCGGAGCGGTCGTAGAACTGACGGGCGGCGTTGCGGACCATGCCGCCGGCGGCGTCCCCGTTGGCCAGCATTTCCTGCTCCAGCCAGTAGCGGGAAGGATGGTCTGGATCGGGAGTGGCCAGCTCGGCGGCCAGGTGCCACACCGTGAGCAGATCCCGGACTTCGGCATACCGCTCGCAGGTGCGGACATGCAGGATGAGTCCGCCCAGGATCTGTTTGCTCGTCTCGTCCCAGTGACGGTCCTTAAAGTCTCCTGACACGATCAGAGAGTCGGCTTGAAGTTTGGCATTGGGAACAAAGGTGCGGGGGTTGTCGGGATCGAGTACTTCCAGAGGATTCAGCGCGATGCGATAGGGACGCGTGCCGGGGCCGGAGACGTCGAAGGGATCGAGGACGCCGACCGGCTGATGAAGTTTCCCGGCTCGCCACGGGACTGAGATTCGGGCTAAATCTCCCTTCGGATCGATACACAGGATCGAGGATGTCGCCGGCAATAGGAACAGGTTCGGCAACAGGACGGATCGCCCCTTCCCGGCCCGACTGCCAGCGATCAGAACGTGGTGCCGATCGTCCAGCAGACCAATGGGTATGCCGCCGGAGATATGGCGGGGAAGCCGCCCATCCGGCTGGCGTGGCTCCTCAACCACCTTGCCCTCCCCCACGCCCAGAAACAGTTTGGCGTGCGGGTTCTTGTCCGGCTCGAATCGCAGCGAGGCGGTCGCGGCCAGATTCGCCGGGGCTTCGAAGTACGCGTGCGGCGGCGTGCCGACGAGCTCTCGATTCTTGCCCCGGGGCAGATCATTGAGCAGATCTGGATTGAGAGATGACATCTGCATCGGAACGCTCCTGACACGATCAGTCAAAACGGGGCAGCTGGGGATTCGCGGCGAGACTGCTCTCGATCACGTAGTGGCCAGGCTGGAAACCGGTCTCCCTCAGGAGTTCGTTCCAGCGTTCCCGTTCCGACTCGGCCACGAAGTAGAGGGCGAGCCCTCCTCCCTTGGCCTGGTAGCGGCGGAGGGAGTCCGACAGCGGACTCGGCACCGTCGGATCCCAAATTTGGGACGCCGACTGGGTGTCGATCATGTCGCTGAGAATGACCGTCAGCAGCCGAGTGTCGGAGGTAACTCCAGTCACACTGCCGACATAGTCGAGTGTGCGGCGGGTCGCCTCGTAGACGTGGGACGCCCCCGGATCAGAACTGCCTTTCAGGAACTGGCTCAGCTCCTGCGGGCTGCGGAAACGTCGCCGCAAGTCAGTCGGCGTCCCCTCAAACAGCACCGCCTGCTCATTCCCGCTGAGCTGACTGATGATCAATCGGTTCTCGGTTCCCATCGAGTCGTTGAAGTAACGATCCGACAGATTGAGGAACAGGTCATAGGCCCGGTCCTCCCAGATCTCGCTGAAGGAGCCGGACATGTCGATCACGATCGAGAGGCAGGCATCGAGTTCCTGGGATTCAAAGGGTGCGGTTTCGCCGACGTCGGGACTCTTGACGCAGCCGCTGAGCAGCAAAAAGGCCAGCAACGTACCAACCGGCCAGTTGAACAGAGTCTTCATGGGACGGACTCCTAGACAAGATGAGAGGTCGAGTAATCGGAATGCCACCAGCCCAGCAGGGCCAGTCCACAGCAGTAGATCAACGTGGCCGCCGGGACCACGAATTCCGGCGCATCGGACCAGCCTTGAGAGGTCTGGCTGGCCAGGCCGAAGTAGAAGATGCCGGCGTCAACAATGATGATCACCCCGGCCGTGAAGGTCAGCAGATAGAACAGGATCGGCGAACGCTGCCGCTGCGACCAGATCGGTCCGTGGCCCTGCAGTTCCGTGAAGATCCGGCACCAGAGCCAGGTGATCACGAAGAACAGCAGCACAGAGACGATGATCGCCAGATCGGCGCGGTCCCAGCCATCGTAGTGACGCGCCAGTCCCGCTCCCGGAATCGGCAGCTGGTAGAGCCGCTTCTGGAAGATCGGCATCAGCACCCGAATGCCGTCAGCGATGATCGTGGCATACACCAGACAGATCACAGGGAGCACCAGCAGATTAGCCACGTAGAAGACGAAGCGTTGTTTGAGGGTTTTGCGTCGCCGCAGCGGCGGAGGCGGCTCATGCCGCCCCGTCGACGAGTAGACGGGATCGAACTGTCGAAAGGCGTCAAACATGGGACGGTCCTTCAAAGAAAATCAGGCGACACGGGCGTTCGGACCGCCGGCCTTGAGTTCGGCGATGGCGGCTTCCAGGTCAGCGATCATTTTGGAGACATCCGGGACACTGTTGGCTTTGGCCGGAATCAGCTGAATGCGGACGAAGGCACCGGCAAACGACCAGCGGCTCGAAGCGGCGCGGGGCGTGGATGCCCCCGCGGACGGTGAGACGTTGGCCACCGGTTGCAGACCATATTTCTTCTGCAGAGCTTTGGCCCGCTTGATGGTGATCCGTTCGTTGTTCTGAGCCAGCATAATCGCTTCCTCGCGTGCGTCATCCGGCGTGCGTTCTTCGGCGAGGATCTTGAGGCTCTCTGCGCAGAAATGTCGGTGCAGCGAGGTTTCCCGTGAGAACTTGAGTCCAAACCGCTCCCAGACAGCGCGGCAGCGGAAGGCCTGGGTCCGGGAGAGGTCGAGATCTTCCAGCAGGTTCTCGAACAGCTCCTGCCGATCGGCAGGCTGAACGACGGTGGCGAACAGATGCAGCATCCCGCCAAAGATCAGCGTTTTCTGCACGCCAACCAGCTGGCACGTGTCCACAATATAAGTGGCAATGTCGGGAATCTGTTCATCGCGAACCTCAGCCGCGGCCTGTTGCTGGTCGGCCGCTGACAACTCGGCCCAGCGGTCGAGGATTTCGCTATGACTTCCGCCGGAAAGAATCATGGCGTAAGGGTTGATGGCCATAGTTAAGTCTCCAATGATTGTTAACGGACAAGCAGATGAGATTTGCAGAAGACTGCGTTCAACCACGGTGGACGTGATGCAGCATCTGCCAGGTCAGATAGATTTCGACGGCCCGCCAGCAGAGCAGGACCATGATCAGCACCGCTGCGGACCAACCGAGGCTGAATGCGGCGGCGACGAACACCAGGACCCACCAGTACCAGTACTGCTGCAGAATCTGAAAACTTA contains:
- a CDS encoding type IV secretory system conjugative DNA transfer family protein, which codes for MQMSSLNPDLLNDLPRGKNRELVGTPPHAYFEAPANLAATASLRFEPDKNPHAKLFLGVGEGKVVEEPRQPDGRLPRHISGGIPIGLLDDRHHVLIAGSRAGKGRSVLLPNLFLLPATSSILCIDPKGDLARISVPWRAGKLHQPVGVLDPFDVSGPGTRPYRIALNPLEVLDPDNPRTFVPNAKLQADSLIVSGDFKDRHWDETSKQILGGLILHVRTCERYAEVRDLLTVWHLAAELATPDPDHPSRYWLEQEMLANGDAAGGMVRNAARQFYDRSGGEFSSVLSNLRKHLDFLGIECMRECLTGPSVDLRDLKRKSLALYVTLPAMRMSELSGWLRMVVQLAIAAHEEEPQQFGPSTLMLLDEFHVLGKLACLETAAAQMAGLGLKIFTVLQDLGQLKSRYPQGWETFIGNAGCLQTFGLADQTTLDYVSQRLGETATLSRSTQLPGFDQATQQGLSGESWSLGTHRLLTAEEVGRYFARDDHKLRQLILRPGHRPAILQRAFYDKHELIRGRCNGC